Proteins from one Candidatus Methylomirabilis sp. genomic window:
- the rpsL gene encoding 30S ribosomal protein S12, whose product MPTINQLVRHGRVKLRRKVKAPALEESPQKRGVCVRVYTTTPKKPNSALRKVARVRLTNAIEVTTYIPGVGHNLQEHSIVLIRGGRVKDLPGVRYHIIRGTLDTAGVQDRRQGRSLYGAKRPKAS is encoded by the coding sequence GTGCCCACCATCAATCAGCTGGTCCGGCACGGCCGGGTGAAGCTCCGCCGCAAGGTGAAGGCTCCGGCCCTGGAGGAGTCTCCCCAGAAGCGGGGGGTGTGCGTCCGGGTCTATACCACCACGCCGAAGAAGCCAAACTCGGCGCTGCGGAAGGTGGCCCGGGTGCGACTGACGAACGCGATCGAGGTCACGACCTACATTCCCGGGGTCGGGCACAATCTTCAAGAGCACTCGATCGTGCTCATCCGGGGCGGGCGGGTGAAGGATCTCCCCGGGGTCCGCTACCACATCATCCGGGGAACCCTGGACACGGCGGGGGTCCAGGACCGCCGCCAGGGCCGGTCCCTGTACGGGGCGAAGCGGCCGAAAGCGAGCTAG